The Sphingopyxis sp. BE259 nucleotide sequence TCCGTCGGCATTCATTGCGGTGCGGGTGAAGTAAGCCGCGCCGTCTCGACCCGATGAAAGGGCGCCGGATCAGCCGATCCGGCGCCCTTTTCATTTGCGCGGTCGCGATCATGTTCCTATTATGTTCCCACAACATCGAGTCGGGAGAAACTTCATGATTGGCTATGTGACCTTGGGCACCAACGACTTGGCAAAAGCGGCGGTCTTTTACGACGCGATTGCCGCTGAACTCGATACCCCGCGGATGATGGAGTTCGACGGCTTCATCGCGTGGGGCAAGCCGGGCGGCGCGGCCGGTATTGGGCTGACCAAGCCGTTCGACGGCAACGCCGCCAGTGTCGGCAATGGGGTGATGGTGGCGCTGGAGGCCAAGGATAAGGACCAGGTCCAGCGCCTCTACGACCTCGCGCTCGCCAACGGCGGCACCTGCGAAGGCCCGCCGGGACCGCGCGGTGAAGGGTTTTATGCCGGATATTTCCGCGATCCCGACGGGAATAAGCTCAATGCATTCATCATGGGGTGATGGTCGGTGCAGCCGGACGTGCTATGATATTCGCACCAGAGCTGGAAGGTGACGGATGACATTACAAAGCGCGGGGCAAAAGGCGGAAGAACCGGCTAAAATGACTGGCGGACCGCATTATTCGTCGTTCGTTGTCGGCGGCGGCTTCGTCTTCGTCTCGGGGCAGCTGCCACTTCGGCCGGGCCGCGATACCTCGCTGGCGAGTGCTCCCTTCGCGGCGCAGGCCGAACAGGCGCTCCAAAATTTGAAGGCCGTTCTGGGGGATGCGGGTGCCGAACTGGCGCAGGTGGTCAAGACAACCGTCTATCTCGCCGACATTGACGACTGGGGCGAACTCGACGCAGTCTATAGCCGCTTTTTCGGCGCTGCGCGTCCGGCGCGCAGCGTGGTGCCCGCCGGACCGCTGCACTTCGGCTTTCGCATCGAGATCGAGGCGATCGCGCTGGCGGCGGACGCGGTTGCGACAGGCGCAAAATTCTAGCCCGATCCGCGGCGCGATCCCGCGTCCGGTTTGGCGATTGCCTGACCTGCCCCTCCGCTCTAGACCCTTGGCGAAACGTTGAAAGTGGAGGACGGCGGGTGAGCGACGGCAGCATGGCGAGCGAAATCTATATCGGCCTGGGCGGCGGCGGCGCCGCCGATGGCCCACGCCAGTCGCTGGTGCTGAAACGCGCCAACCGGCACGGGCTGATCGCCGGGGCAACCGGGACCGGCAAGACGGTAACCTTGCAGGGATTGGCCGAGGGCTTTTCGGCGGTCGGCGTCCCGGTATTCGTTGCCGACGTCAAGGGCGACCTGGCCGGCATGGCTATGGCCGGCAGTCCGATGTCGAAACTGCACGAAATTTTTTCGGCGCGCGCCGCCGAGATCGGCGACAGCGAATGGGCTTATCGCGACAATCCGGTCATGTTCTGGGACCTGTTCGGCGAACAGGGCCACCCGATTCGTACCACGATTTCCGAAATGGGGCCGCTGCTCCTCGCGCGGCTGATGGGGCTCAACGAGGTGCAGGAGGGGGTGCTCGCCATTGCCTTTCGCGTCGCCGACGAACAGAATCTGCTGCTGCTCGATTTGGGCGATCTCCAGGCGATGCTGGTCTGGTGCGCCGAGAATGCCGACGAACTCACCACCAAATATG carries:
- a CDS encoding VOC family protein; this encodes MIGYVTLGTNDLAKAAVFYDAIAAELDTPRMMEFDGFIAWGKPGGAAGIGLTKPFDGNAASVGNGVMVALEAKDKDQVQRLYDLALANGGTCEGPPGPRGEGFYAGYFRDPDGNKLNAFIMG
- a CDS encoding RidA family protein; the encoded protein is MTGGPHYSSFVVGGGFVFVSGQLPLRPGRDTSLASAPFAAQAEQALQNLKAVLGDAGAELAQVVKTTVYLADIDDWGELDAVYSRFFGAARPARSVVPAGPLHFGFRIEIEAIALAADAVATGAKF